In Oryza sativa Japonica Group chromosome 1, ASM3414082v1, the genomic stretch GGAGCGTGTTCCTGGATGGCGTCACCGGCGAGGACGGGCGGCCCGGGTGCGAGTGCAACAGCTGCTTCTCCGGTCCGGACTGCTCCGTCCGAATCCCCAACTGCGCCGCCGACGGTCAAGGGTAATGACTGGCCTCTCCTCGCTTGCTCGTGCTCTTGCGCGCTGCTCCACAACGCCTTGCATGCACGCAGCTTCCCTCCTCTTTGTCTTTGGTGTGAAATACTTTTGAACTCTCGAGGGTATCGAGGACAGTTTGCACTTACatcactcaaatagttataaaaaaatcataaaaatatctAACACTGGTACAATATACATATAACGCTTCATCACAAAATTTAAACataaactcaactcacacataaaaaaaagagagaaatttcaACGTACAAACAATATAGTACTATTAAtctctaaatttgtcttttttaaaaaaaactacaagttaaacttgaaattgatttttgctGAAGTGATAGATGTTACTATTTGTCTGTCCtatgttataaaaaaatagatttttttgggagtagctatatttatggcgccatatttttcaccaaaaaatagtcggtatatttttacattgtaagtcattaaattacatatataattttagtgtatttacaatgtaagtctcaaaattacatatgtaagttctaaaattacatactaattacatatctAAGTGGTGTGTAACTACCGTGTAAATTTGTATAAAATATGAAAAGTGACATATTCGTTGCAAGAAAACTGTCGGTTAAGATATAGCAATTCCGTATATAAAACCAACCGGAAGATCGGGTGGATACGGTTGCCGCAGCGTTTGCATGCGAACGAATCTAACAGACTTGAAAACCGACTGAGATTAGTGAAAAAAACTGTCGCCATCTTTATAGCAATtccgtttttttttcacaaccaTTAGTGTCCTGTCCTGATGGTGTGTTGTTGTTGCAATGGCTCTGTGCAGCGGGGACCCGTTGTTCCTGGAGCCGTATTGGAAGCGCCACGCCGCGGCCAGCGCCGTGGTGTTCTCCGGGTGGCATCGCTTGAGCTACATCACCACCGATGGCCACTTAAAGTCCGTTGAGCTCGatcgccagatccggcggctcCACAGGGCCGTCGGCAACGCGGTCGTCGACGACAAGTACTTGGTCTTCGGGACCGGCTCCACCCACCTGATCAACGCGCTGGTGTACGCGCTCTCCCCGGAAGGcaacgccgcctcgccgccggccagcgtCGTCGCCACCGTGCCGTATTTCGCGGTCCGTGATCCCAACACCACTTCACGATGACACATCCTACGAGCATCTATACGCGACTTCACTAACTAGTTGTGTTGATCGATGATATGTATGTAGATGTACAAGTCACAGACCGTCATGTTCGACGGCCGGGAGTACAGATGGGACGGGACAACCGCTGCGTGGGCAAACAACAACAGCTCACGGAACCCCACCAGGGGTTTCATTGAGTTCGTCACCTCGCCGAACAACCCCGACAGCACGTTGCACGAGcccatcctcgccggctcgtcggcGATCGTCGACCACGCGTACTACTGGCCTCACCTGACGCACATCCCGGCGCCCGCCGACGAGGACGTCATGCTCTTCACCACGTCCAAGCTCTCCGGCCACGCCGGCAGCAGATTCGGGTACACACGGGCCACAGAGTTCCCAGCTGCATGCCATTTGCAAGCAAGACACGTACACAACGACACCAAAGCTGATCGATATACGCCGTGCCGTGCATTACGCAGGTGGGCGCTGGTAAGGGACGAGAAGGTCGCGAGCAGGGCGATATCCTACATCGAGGAGAGCACCGTGGGCACGTCCCGGGAGACCCAGCTCCGGGTGCTGAAGATCCTCAAGGTGATACTGGCCAACCTGCACGGCAAGGAGGACATCTTCGCCTTCGGCTACGACGTGATGAGCAGCCGATGGCGAAGGCTCAACGCCGTCGTGTCGCGGTCCACCCGGATCTCGCTGCAGAAGATGCCACCGCAGTACTGCACTTACTTCAACCGGATCAAAGAACCATCGCCAGGTTAAAACGGCACATTATCTCTGCAGATCATGGCATTTCAATTTCTCTCGCTACCTCTCAATCGAATTCTTTAAGGTGATGCGATGGCGTGTTTGGTCTACCCTGATCTGCAGCCTACGCTTGGGTGAAATGCGAGTGGGTGGAAGACGACGACTGCTACGAGACGCTGCTGGCGGCGGGGATCAACTCGCTTACCGGCACTGTTAACGAGGCCGGCACTCGGTACACGCGGCTGAGCCTCATCAAGACGCAGGACGACTTCGACATGCTCCTGGAGAGGATCACCGAATTTGTCGATGCCGAGAAGCACGGCAGAGCTCCCGCTGCCTCCAGCTCCATGTGAAAATCGTGAATTGGGACCGGGACAAAAGCTTTCGTCTAGCTGGCTTCGATGGCCACTGTGCCGGAACGATCAGCTGCTAGCTGATTGTAGGCAATAAATACAAGGCAACGTGGAAAATCAAGACTGGAATGATCAGCTACGCGTTAATCGTTCATTCGTTCGCTGTCGACCTTTCGACGGACAGGTGTAATTATGTGGATCTACACAATCAATTAGGTGGACACTATGTGATTATGTTTGCAGTGACTAATAATTGAGTATGTAAATAAATGAAGATCATACATGTTACTGATTCAGCACTCGTCATTCTTGGAATCAAAAGGGAAAAAGGGAAAATGAAAGCAGATAGAGGCACTTAGAACtgctaaaataattttaaaaactgCGCATCCGGGGAATCGAACCCCGGTCAGTACCGTGGGAGGGTACTATGATACCACTACACCAGATGCGCTTACATTTAAATTTACCAAACATGTTCTTGATGTTAGTATAAAGTAATAACTCGTATAATATTGCACGGTAAAGCGAGCAAATTGTTGAGCTAATATATTCAGATTTGGCGAATTGGCAGCCAATTTCCAGAAAATAAAATCATCTCCTACGACATTGTCGTGCTCTGAAAATGTGAGGAGATGAAAGTGATTTATGTTCCACACAAGTCAAGCACTAGAGCAGAGCTACGAGCTAGTACTATGATAATGATACTTCTATCAGATGTAAACAGCACAATAGGTAAACTCTAATAATCAATTTTCAATCCCTACAGATTACAGATATCATATGATATTGCATACTCCGATTAGTAGCGATTCTATCATGCACGAGAAGCAACCATTTGGTTCGGCCATGACAATGTTGGTAAGACTGAGCAGTAgtgggagtggattctaatccctcgaggggatatctccGCGTAcatctttttcttctaaattcgatgcaaatagttgtgaaaaaatctgaaaaaaattgacaatgtagagtataatgatacctactagtccaccaaaatttatgttcaaattcgatctacacatcgagaaacaaaaataaacagtatgctactattcatacgctgaatttgtcttttttatatctcgacgtgtgagttgagtttggacttaagattttgtgaagttatatatatgtgttgtatgaatgttgtcaaattttttcagaatttttcataaccactTAGATAGTTTTTGAGCAAACGAGGaaacatcccctcgagggattataATAGTTTCCAGCAGTAGTAGCATTTTCAGAGCTTGTCGACCTTGTCGGCACTGACGACGGGATTGGCGCGGGCGATGGCATCGCGCCCGGCGCGCCCCTGTAATCGTAGCCACAGTCGTGCCTGTCCGAGTAGCGGGTGCGCGCCGCAGAACACGGCGCCGCAGCGGCACTCGAACCCCATCAGCCCCACTCTCCTCCCGCACGCAGCGCACCTGCTCTTCGTcttcgcccgcggcggcggcggcggaggcatcgCCCCCTCGTCCACGGGAATGCCCTCCGGCACGGTACCGCGCCGTGAAGCTCCgtggacgacgatgacgacggcgccTGGGACATCACGGTCTGGCGGAGGCTGTCGCGGTAGCACTTGGAGCAGAGGCCGCGGGTGTTGGCAGAGCCGGAGAAGCCACAGCCGTTCGCGCACGGGAGCGGCAGCCGCTCGTCCAGCGTCTCGCTCCCCTGCTCCATCGCTCGCCCGAACGCAGAGGCTTCTCTTCCCCGGGGAGTCgacgatcgaggtggttggcagCTGCAAGAAACGTACAGGATAACAGGAATCGGACGGGGATTCGTAGGGTCTGTACCGAACGCGACTTGGTGCCTCAAGGCCTCGGGAAGGTGGGATGATCCGAAGCAAGTTGAATATGATGTGTTTTACAAGGGAGCGCAACCGCGGGCAGTGGAATCTTCGGTTGGTGGTGCCGAGTGACTGGTGCTAGTGGCGCAgccagccgtgcaggaatgCCAATAAAATTTCTGGTTTTTGCGGGCAGCCGTTTAATCTGGATAGGATGGAGATTGTTCTTCTGGGTCTGATGGTAAACCAGTTAATTAAATCAATTTTGGGCTTCCA encodes the following:
- the LOC4325587 gene encoding alliin lyase; this encodes MTINSQAHSAVAHLFGRRGPPETGRQKEKMAIGWHRSQSLASAGLGLHVLLCSSLLLNAVFIAHQFLGASPPATPERLGDGLSWALQAAKEAEDVAAVDCSGHGSVFLDGVTGEDGRPGCECNSCFSGPDCSVRIPNCAADGQGGDPLFLEPYWKRHAAASAVVFSGWHRLSYITTDGHLKSVELDRQIRRLHRAVGNAVVDDKYLVFGTGSTHLINALVYALSPEGNAASPPASVVATVPYFAMYKSQTVMFDGREYRWDGTTAAWANNNSSRNPTRGFIEFVTSPNNPDSTLHEPILAGSSAIVDHAYYWPHLTHIPAPADEDVMLFTTSKLSGHAGSRFGWALVRDEKVASRAISYIEESTVGTSRETQLRVLKILKVILANLHGKEDIFAFGYDVMSSRWRRLNAVVSRSTRISLQKMPPQYCTYFNRIKEPSPAYAWVKCEWVEDDDCYETLLAAGINSLTGTVNEAGTRYTRLSLIKTQDDFDMLLERITEFVDAEKHGRAPAASSSM